From the genome of Sylvia atricapilla isolate bSylAtr1 chromosome 19, bSylAtr1.pri, whole genome shotgun sequence:
AAAGTGAGGAGGGGTGTGCACAGCTATTGTTTGGGTAATGGTTAAAATACAGAGTcttcagctgcagtgtcccGAGTCTCCTTTTGTGCATTTTTACAAGTGTTTTCAAACCCAGCCTCAGTTTAGGATATGCACCCTAATACTGAAAAGGCATTTAGCACTCTATGTGCTTTGAAGAGTGTATCTTGAATGCTTCCAAGCAGCTTTTTTCTTAAACAGCTGATGTGTCTTGTATTGCAGCTAGAAACTCAGTTTCTGTAGCTGGGTTTTATCTGCCctttctgctgttctgaaacTGCTTTTTGAAACTAAAAGCTATTCAGTCCTGACCCCCTTGCGGGAGGAACAGTACTGCCCTCACCTTGTGTAGCAATCATTGTTAACAACTGCTATAAAATTACCTTGGCAATTCACGAAGTACCTCTGGTGACTGCTACTCCGGTAGCTTCAGCCTAGTTCTGTGCACAATAAAGATGTGTGCTGGACTAGTTAACAGGTTCTCTTTTAGAGATGTGGTTTTATCAGGCCTTGATGATGTAGGGTGAGGTGATTTGTTCTTTTAGTTAATACAGTTGGAAAATGTTCTGAGCTGGTGGTCCTGAGGGGAAGCCCTATAGGGAATATATGAAGAGGTACTTGCTCCTCTTTGCTCAGACTGGGGCAAAATATTAGTGTGCTGATAGTTTGTCTTAATAGTCTTGCATTGCTCTTATCTGTGTTGTCTTTCATCCTGACTGGCTCATCTCTTGGAGCTTGAAAATAGCTGTGGTAACACCCATGGATTTGTACATGTTGTGACAGTTTGTCAGCAATGAATTAAGTTATCCTCGCTTTTACACACTTTGAATTTAATGTTGATTTCTTATCTGTTGTTAGTGATGCCAAATCTCTGCTCTATCTACCCTTCCCACTGAGAGCAGCTGGTTCATCCAGCTTTTGATGCTGGAGTTAGGTGCTGAAGAGCCTTCTCCTGCATGTGGTGAGGTGCTTGGAGCTGTTCTGGTTTTCTTGAGTAGTTACTAACAGAATTAATTCAATCACTTGTATTAGGCAGCACAAGGGACTGCTTCATTGTGTCCTGTTGGAGGAGGCCAGTCTTTTCCGAGACAGCTTCAATGTCCTGTCCTTGAAGCATTTTTGTTACggcaaagagaaaattaattttggataGGAAGCCTCTGGCCATGTACATTCATAATTTATAAGCTGACACAGCCGTTTTGCTCTGGTTTACATCAGTGTTGCAAGTCATCTGATGGCACCTCAATTTTACAACACCAGCACACAGTCCCTGCCCCAAGTGTCAGTGATGCTGGTAACTGCAGACTGTGCTCAGTTCTGTGCAGCTGGGGCAAAACACTGTCAGGAGGCAGAAAATGTGGCAGGCCAAGCCAAGTCTAGCATGGATTGTTCTGGTGGTGCAGCTGTTCTTTCCTGCCTGTACTTGTTGGGACGTGCATGGTTGTGTGAGGGTAAACAGGAGCTGTTGCACTAGACTTAAGACTGACAGTCTTGCATCTGACAGAGTCAACTAATGGGTAGCTGTAAAGATGATAAAATACTACCCCTATTGTAGgtggattatttttaatgaacttcAGTGAAAGACAATGTGATGCAGTGGATTCACTTCGTCCTGCTGTGTCTTGTGGCTTGGGTGGGGCTGAATGTTGTGAAAACCACCTCACCCTGCTCTCAGTGTTGGGTTCACTGCCTGTTCCACTGAGAGAGGGGTTCTGGCAGCTGCTCTTCCACCACTCGTCTAAATGATAAATGACCCTTTTAACTTgacatagaatcatagagtggttcgggttggaaaagaccttaaagatcatctaggGAACATGTTCACTTCTCTGCCTTAGAACATGTTTTGTCCCACAGGAGGGGTTTatctttttaaagcagaaggGGCCTGATACAGGGATAATGGTTATTTAGGGCTTTGGCATCTGGCTTCACTGCTGTTTTGTTCtaagcagcaaaggaaaacaactttAGTTGCTCCATTTCATGTCTTGAGCTTTTCCAGTTGATCACGTGGATGTCCTTGAGCTTGTAAGGTTTTCTGAGGGGTGcctgaaagcagctctgttttcagcctcccttttttttccccctcttaaTTCTGGACCTAATAAACATGGGGGAGGAGAAATATAAATTCCCAGTCCTGTTTCTGCCCAGTAAGCTCTTGCATTTCCTGATTTTTGAACAAAGAGCTCTGTGTCATGTCCCTCTTTAGGATTTCAGGTGGCAGCTTGCTGAGGAGGGAAGCTCTGCTGAAAACTTACTGTAACGTGTTGTAGCTCGTTAATAATCAGGGCTCTACTTTGAAAGCATCAaggcttttatttcctttatccACCTCCGATGCTGTCACCACCTGGTCAACTCCCTCTTTCTCTGGGCTTCTGAGAGGTAAGAAACGCTGTCAGCAGGGTTTGACTTGTGCTTTGCAGTTCACAATCTTAAAATGAAACCAACTGGTAATTAAAAGTGTGTAGATTAGATTAAAGGGTTGCAAGATTCAACATAAAATTCATCCAGTCTACTTACCCAGAACTGTTTTTTGAGACTGATTTCACTTGAAAGTTGCACTAAAGGTGAGGATTTTCTTCAAATCGGGGAAGGTTTGTGCATTCTTGTGCCTCACCTGAGGTTGTGCATATAAGTACTTTTTGGCCACTAGCTTTAGTAACAGAATGGCCAGCAGGAAAGAGGAGGCTGTATAAAGTATTCAGCAGTGATGAGTCAAGCTGACAAACTGGCCAGTGAAACAGAATAGTGATGTTGTTTCTGTTCACTCTGTCCTCAGCTGGATgtgctggccagcagctgcaggcaggaattTGCACACTGTTCAGCTAGGTGTCTGTTGACAATAGGTCAATCTTCagtttttgaaattaaatggtCTTAGATAGAGGAATTGTCCAAATCAGAGAACAGTTACTGTGTTAATGCCTGTGGTTTGTGGGAATCATTCATGCTCTCAGTTCTGTCAGCCTTTAAGATGGTACTTGCTGCTTTTATGTCTGTCAGCCAGATATGTTTAATCCTGTTTCTGACTGGTTTTACTGTGTAGGTGTGGTTTGTTCAGAATGTCCCTGTTATTCCAACATGAGTGattctctttctcctccaggTGTGTTTGGTAAAACATAGGATTAGTACTTGGTGATGCTTATGGTTGGCTGAAGGCTGGGTAGGTTTGGCAGGCTGGTTACATAAGTCTGGAACTGCTGTTCCTTCACTTGGATCAGCCTGTTCAGCATTAGTGGGGAGGCTGTAGGTTTGTGCCCAGCAGGCTGAGGCAGGGATGGTCCCTGGTGGAATGCAAATCTGGATCCAGGTGAATTTGCAGGTCTCGAAAAGATATGTAGTGGCCAAACATGGaatgtgtaaatattttagGAGCATATTTATCTTGGTTGGATTGATCCTATTGTGACAATAAGGCTTTAGCATGCTGATCTTTTACTGAACAATCTCAGATGTTGCTGCTCTAAACTGTTTTGAGGTGGTTTATACTGGATTTAGAAAAGCTCAAAGTAGTGTTGGTTGATGTAGCTGAAACCCTACAATGTAAAGTCATTTCTCAGGGGGCAGGGGATGCGGGACTATGTGGTAACAAGGAAAGGTCTGTGGAATGCAAAACTTGAAACATTTTTGAGACAGTCAATTGTAAGATTTCCCCCCTTTCACCCCCTCCCAAAGCCTGTCTGTTTAAATATACCCTTGGAAAATGTACTTATGTGTCTGATAAGTTGACTGGAGTTTAGACAGAGAAGTTTTGATATGTCAGCTTATTCAAGTTTAGTGAAGTCAACTTGTCCTTAAACTTAAGCATTCTTTCAAAATCTCAGTATCGATGTCTTCCCTGTGACAGAGGTAAGTACACTGCAAATACATTGCCTGTTCCTGAGCTCTGACTGTAATGTTCTGCAATTTGAAGTATATACAAAGGAGTTTGGATTTCTCTTCACCAACACTGCTGTGATACTGAACTTCCTTTTCCATGGCTGTTCCTGTCTGTAAACACAGGTGTTCTGTGCTCAGCCCTTGGTGAGGCTGTGTGATACAAGTGACTTGGCAAATAAAGCTTCTTCACAGTGAATATTTTGGCACTGACAAAGCGTCCTGAAATCCAACTCTTAACGAGAGCAGAAGCTTGAAATCTCCTGTGTGCTGGTCCTGGGGATCTTGGTCTGCTCTTGATCACAAGGAAAGGGAGGTAACTTTATTTTTGGCCAGCTGCCTTCATGCAAGGTTTGCTCTCAGTCCTATGCCAGACTAGTACCCACCATGTAAATCTCTGTTTTACTGCCCATGTTGGGAGAGTTGGTGTTCCAGCTCTActtgtgtgttttcttcctATGGAGTGGTGGAAATCCCAGTCCTTGTGGGAAGAATCCTTCTGTGCATGGGAGAATCAAGTGCTAGAGATGACCTCTGAGAATTTGACTTTTAGTCTGCTGTTGTCATCCACCCCGGCAGCAAAACTGCTGGAATCCAGCATGGAGAATGTTGTAACAAGAATCGTGTTAATAATTCGAAAATTATTACAAGATGGAGTTCACAAAATAAAGATGACATTTGATGACAAGATACATCTCCTGATGTAGAACTATCATGAATTAGAATTGGATTGAGTGCACAGGGAATCCGGGTGAGAAGAGATGTGACTTTCCCCATTTACTTTCTCAAGTTTTTGCTGGGTGCTTTTCCCTTTTACTGCAGATGCTGGGAGTAAGATTAGATAAGACATAGCAAATTCCAGCTTCTGCAAAGGTGGCCCCTAGTTTAATTGTTCCTCTTTGGGACTTGAATGGGGTCTCCACTGCTGCCAGAAGTGAGAATTTGCTGTCAgtgttcttttcttcctctagtGCCCTTGTCATTGTTCCTGGGAGGCAGGAGATTTCCTGCTCCACCCTGTTGATTGCTGACACTGAACTGTAATAGGTTCTCAAtggatgccttttttttttttcagctgtcttGTAAGTGCACAGTGTAACGGGGGATTTCCTACCCCATGTAACTTGTAAGCAGAATTAGGGAGCCAGCTGTGGGTTGTGgtgtgttgcttttttttttttttttttttgtttccttcctacATATCCTGAGCTAGAAATCAAAGTGAGTCGAAGGTTCatttcttttgagaaagaatTAGGAATTTTCTGGATGGCGTAAAATGAGTAAACCCAGCACTACAGCTCATGTTTGCAAATACCATGAGACCCCAATTCCTGAAAAGAGATCATCCCAGTTTCATAATCCCGCTATGAAAGGTCTGATATTTCCTACAAGTTTCTCTACATAGAGAGATGATGGAGGAAGCAGGAAGGATCTTTGAGAAGTATCAAGGCAAGAGGAAagagataaacatttttttcccctttgataTGGAGTAAAAGGAATAGGTTCTTCCATGAATAGACGTTTAACTGCTGGATTCATTTCAGATGCTCTGGTGTGTAGAGAGAGTGTCTGTACCTTTCTTTATcctgaaattattatttctgtagTAGGCACAGACAGCTTTTCCTAAATGTGTCTCACACATGGGCTCTCCCCTCGATGAGGCAGATGTATTCTGAGGAGGAAGCTGAAATGCCTTGCTTAGGGCTTGCAGTAAGGtagtgcctgggctgggagggaggcTTTGAACATTTGGTCTCTCTTCTCTGGCTACTCAGGTGCTGTCCAGAGGAAGTTCAGCTTTGCCTGCTCCCTCCCGTATGGATGCTCAATTCTCCTGCTTTGTTCAGTGGAGTTCCTTTTGCAGAGGTGTGTCAGCCACTTCTCATGGGCTCTGCAGTCCTacaggacatttttttcctctgacagtGCACTAGATGGCTGTTTTCATCCCTTGTTTGTGACTTTACTGGTTGATCATTAATAGATTTGCTGTCCCTTGTTTTGCTGAATTTCTAGAACAGGTAGTACcactttttctctcaaaatcatccactcaaaaaaaaaaaaaaaggtggcaTTTCCCTAGTCTGTCTTTTGTGATGTACTAATGTAGTGCTGGACCTGGAtgggcagaaggaaaaacattacTTCAAGAATGGTTTTCATCTATCAATCTACCTCCTGTAGTTACTTGAAACCTTCCCAAGCAGCACTGAGCCAAAGCTGTTATTGGACTATTTATTGTTGTAAACAGCAAACCAAAGAATAGTGTTCTGTATTTAGTATCTCTAGGGAATGTGGTGGTTTTTGAGTTTGTGTTAGGAATGGCTTTCTTTGCAGTTCAGTGAtggaagttaattttaaataaaatcttgaaTTTTACCAAAGCAGGTGGTATGGGCACCACCTGTGTCACAGAAGGCTTTGCCCTCAGCCAGTGCTATTGAGCTTTCAGCCCCCCAGAACTTGTTGGACTGTCTGTATAAATGAAATGTTATGGCTTGGGGTAGTACaactgaatttttgttttctcctttataCTTGAATTGTGTGAGTTTCAAAATGACTGAAAGACTAGCGCTTGTCTTGCTCCTGAACTTTGCTAGAAGGATGCTGTGGTATTACTGTTTTTTCACCATCATTAGAAGGAGTTACAGTGACTCCATGTTCTTCTGTGTTACCTGTCAAATAGGGGAATTTTGTGAGCTCCATTATCCATGGCTCAGTCAAGCTTTGGGGCTTTGTATGGTTTGTTGAAGAGCATGCTTGAAGTTTCATCTGCAAGTCTGAAGGACAGAACAAGCACTGCCATCAGGCTTGTGCTTCCCAGAACCTTTTGGTTTCCTTAGTGACTCTTAAATCCCAGTTGAGATGAACTCTAGGTGGGAGTGGTTGGTCAGAAGCAAATTCTTCGAAGtatgtttttccctttctctgtttctggaaTAAGTAAGGCAAAACTCCAGCTGCTACAGCATTTCAGTACTGAATTTATCAGAAGGCAAGTAGCTAATCTTTCCTTGGAGAGTTAACACAAAGGAAGAAAGCCAAAATTACTTACTTAGAAAAGTCATGATGTTGAGCAATGCTTGTTCTCTTTTCCAGCTTACTTACTGAATGTCATAATGAGTTGCATCAATGAAATGATTTTAGAAAACATAACTGTATTGTATGTAGATCTTCTTCCTTGCCCCTTCAATCTCAGAACTGGCCAGATGCAGAGTTTTATGTAGAAGCTGTAAGAAACCAATGATAAGTATACTCTGTGTGTAGATTTTATCACTTTTAACAGTGCTGGCGAATTCCTTCATCCCTGAAATAAAATCCCTAGATAAAACAGTAAATTTCCAAATACTGGTCTGGTCAAGGGAGTTAAGTCTGCCCTGTGGGCTTTCTTTAAGTGTGTCTTACCCCACAGACTGCTAACAATAAGTACTAGTTCTGAGGTTTTGTGACAGTTTGTCTGTCAGGGAAGGCTGAACAAACTTCACCGCCTGGGCTGTAGCAAATGACTCACAGGCAGCCTCATTCATTTGTCTCACAGTTACTTGAAATTGCATCTCGGCTAATCCCAGTTTTGCTATGCCAGCACTTAACATGTGTTTTCTCATGCTCTCTTGAAGAGCAGAACAAAACCCTTTAAGCCGTTTCTGGTTTGCTTCCAGGTGAATCATGATTCCAGTCACCGAGCTGCGCTACTTTGCTGATACTCAGCCAGCCTATCGCATCCTGAAGCCATGGTGGGATGTCTTCACCGACTACATTTCCATAGTGATGCTGATGATTGCCGTGTTTGGCGGGACGCTCCAGGTCACCCAGGACAAAATGATTTGTTTGCCCTGTAAATGGGTTACCAAAGACTCCTGCAATGACTCTGCCAGGGGATGGACAGTGGCAACCCCAGAGCGTACCTACTACAACACTAGTCTTGTTCCCTCTGCTGATTCAGGGCCTACAGGGATCCGGTATGATCTGGACCGGCACCAGTACAACTACGTGGATGCAGTGTGTTATGAGAACCGTCTTCACTGGTTTGCCAAGTATTTTCCTTATCTGGTGCTGCTTCATACCCTCATCTTTCTGGCTTGTAGCAACTTCTGGTTCAAGTTCCCAAGGACCAGCTCCAAGCTGGAGCATTTTGTGTCTATTTTGCTTAAGTGTTTTGACTCTCCATGGACAACAAGAGCATTGTCTGAGACAGTGGTTGAAGAGAGCGATACCAAACCAGCGTTTGGAAAAATGAATGGCTCCATGGACAAGAAATCCTCCACAGTCAGTGAGGATGTGGAAGCCACTGTTCCCATGCTGCAGAGAACAAAGTCTCGAATTGAGCAAGGGATTGTGGACAGGTCTGAGACTGGTGTCTTGGACAAAAAGGAAGGTGAGCAAGCCAAAGCACTCTTTGAGAAAGTGAAAAAGTTCCGTACTCATGTGGAAGAGGGAGATATAGTTTACCGCCTGTACATGAGACAGACCATAATCAAAGTAATCAAGTTCATTCTGATAATTTGCTATACTGTGTATTATGTCAACAACATAACGTTTGATGTAGACTGTAAAGTGGACATTGAGAGTTTGACTGGCTACAGGATGTATCGCTGTGCTCATCCTTTGGCCACTCTCTTCAAAATCTTGGCTTCTTTCTACATCAGTCTGGTGATTTTCTATGGTTTGATCTGCATGTACACACTGTGGTGGATGTTGAGGCGGTCACTCAAGAAATACTCCTTTGAGTCCATCCGGGAGGAGAGCAGTTACAGTGACATTCCTGATGTGAAAAATGACTTTGCTTTTATGCTCCATCTGATCGATCAGTATGACCCCCTCTACTCCAAGCGCTTTGCTGTCTTTCTGTCAGAGGTGAGTGAGAACAAATTGCGGCAGCTGAACCTCAACAATGAGTGGACTTTGGAGAAACTACGCCAGAGGATCACCAAAAACTCTCAGGATAAGCTGGAATTGCATCTTTTCATGTTGAGCGGCATTCCTGACACAGTCTTTGACCTCATTGAGTTGGAGGTCTTGAAGCTGGAGCTTATCCCTGATGTCACTATTCCTCCCAGCATTGCTCAGCTCACCAGCCTTAAGGAATTGTGGCTCTACCACACAGCTGCCAAAATCGAGGCCCCGGCCCTTGCCTTCTTGAGGGAGAACTTGAAATCTCTCCACATCAAGTTCACAGACATTAAGGAGATTCCTCTTTGGATTTATAGCCTGAAGACACTAGAGGAGCTTCACCTGACAGGGAATTTGAGTGCTGAAAACAACCGGTACATTGTGATAGATGGATTGAGGGAGCTGAAGAGGCTGAAGGTGTTGAGGATGAAGAGTAACCTCACCAAGCTGCCACAGGTGGTGACAGATGTTGGTGTGCATCTTCAGAAGCTTTCCATCAACAATGAGGGCACCAAGCTCATTGTCCTCAACAGCCTTAAGAAGATGGTCAATCTGACAGAGCTTGAGCTGATCCGGTGTGACTTGGAACGCATTCCTCACTCTATTTTTAGCCTCCACAATCTGCAGGAAATAGACCTGAAGGACAACAACCTAAAGACCATTGAGGAAATCATCAGCTTCCAGCACTTACATCGTCTCACTTGCCTTAAATTGTGGTACAACCACATTGCCTACATCCCCATGCAGATAGGCAACCTGACCAACTTAGAGCGCCTTTACCTGAACCGTAACAAGATAGAAAAGATCCCTACCCAGCTCTTCTATTGCCGGAAACTTCGGTACTTGGATCTCAGCCACAACAACTTAACTTTCATACCACCAGATGTTGGACTTCTTCAAAACCTACAGAATCTGGCTGTGACAGCCAACAGGGTAAGTCAGCTAAGAGCTCAGTGCTGTGTGAGGAAATAGTGCTGGCACTTCTGTTATCTGTGTGATTAAACATGCTACAATGGTCTGTGGCTAGACTGGCACTGCTTTTGTATCTCTCTGAGGGGTTTATCTAAGGCCAAACATTGCAGATAGCTCCAGGGCAAGCCTGTCTTCCAAGATTCCTTGTTCTGTTGCATATCCTCTCTTAATAGTGAGACTGCTTCCAAGTACTGGTTGAAGGCTGTTTAGGAGCCTTGCAAGTCAGTTGTTTCTCTGCAGTTGGAAGCATGTAGTCTCTAGATTGCTGTCGATTTTGGGCTTAAAATCGAGATCTGAGAAACTGTAGTCTTAATCTAAAACTATGTGCTTAAATCTGTCTGCTTCAGACATATACTGTGGGAGCAGCCATGTAGGGCATGCATGTCTGGCTTACAGCTTTCCTTAGAGTACTTTGCATTTGCAGGGAATACTCCATAGTTTGGTCTTGTAAACCTGTGCTTTTTGTTTCACTCTAAGTGCAGGGTAGATTACAGAGAATGACCAAATATGCTCTGCTTCCTGATTTCCATAAGCTGTTTCTTGGTTTGTGTTGGAGAGTGTTTATTTGCTTAAAGCAAATGATACCCCATGTCTggttttttgttcctttgtttaAAACTAAAGATACTTCAATTACCATTACTTCATTACTAAGGGGACTTCATTTACCATTTAACAAAGCTGAAGCTTTCATTCATTCTGTCTGCAAATTCCTGGGAgactttttctcttcattatCACTTGAAGTTGAAAGAGCCTCTAACATAAGTACAAATTGCAGACAGACATAATTAGGTGCTTCTGGTTTCTTCTGGGACCAAGCAGAATTTGTCCTGGAGCAGCACTATTTTTCACTGTCATACATCGAGGTCCTTTCTACTATTGGCAAGGTCTGTTCCTGGCTGAACACTGCCAGATTTCTTGTGAGAGACACAGAACAGCTTGAGTGAGTGTGGTTTGGCTTTTCACAGAAGTGCTCTCAAATCAAGTATTTAATTGCCAATGCATTTCAGTATTAGACGGGGTTCCTAAAACTCCAGCCATATTTTGAGGTTGGTGTCTGAAAGCTTGTGCCTCTGCAGGGTAGGGGCAGTCAATCTGCAATTCCAGCTGAACAGCTGCTCCCTCGGGTTTCCTGGCACTGGTGGTTTGTGCATCTGTTTGTGTGGGTGGCTGAAGCTCTGGTAGACTTCGTGGTATGTTACTGTTCAGAACTCAGATAGTTCTGCACCATTTGCCTTCTGGCAGCCTTCTTAGCACAGCTTCCCCAGGGTTAATCTGCAGTGTATCCTCTGTAGTTTTGGGACTTTTCTTGGATGAGAGGAGTTAGAGGCAGCTCCATTTCCTGTAGAACATTGTGGCACCACACATCTgtctctgggagaaaaaaaaatgccacaggAAGGCTGGAGGAGCCTTTGCTCCAGTGTGTTCAGAAACAAAAGGTGGTGAGGACCCCATGGAACAGCCAACCTGTacctgggcagggccaggagtaCTGGGGCTCTGACAGCCTGGTTACTCCCAGCAAATGGTGACATCAAGAAACATGACTGGTAGACTGGCACTTCCCAAGGCCAGGAATTATCTCAAATGTCCTCTCCTAGCTTAGCAGTCCTAGTGAATAGAGACTTCTGGAGTTGGCTGGCACTACTGTCCTGCCTGGAAAGCAGGCTGTTATAACACATTGCTTCCTTCCTAAACCAATACTTGTCCCTCAAATAACTCTATTATTTTCAAGAGTCTGTGATCATATGTTGCTGTTTGCAAAACACTCCAGTACCAGTAACAATGACTGCATTGAATTGTCTCTAATTGGTCTGGTTTCATCTTGGCTTTTCCTTCACCTCCTTGTCATTCAGAAATGGATTACAGGCTAATTTAGCCACGAATGATATGATACATAATTTGAGTTTTAGAAAAGTCATGTTTGCTTTTAAAGGCAAACAATAACCTCCAAACTGAGACTATGTGTTAAGGGGAGAATCCTGAGTCACTGCATTTAGTTTCTAGCCTGGTGTTTGCTAGACCTTAGCcatagaaagaaattctttggGAGGACTGGACTATTACAAATATTTGCTAGAAATAAATCTTATTAAATTAGTGATTCATGGTTACCTGAAGGTGGTGCTGGGAAAGGTAAGAGTTGATGGCTTCgttgttgttttttgtattttggcaCTGTGAAAAGCCCCTGGAGCCTAGAAAGTTTTCACAGCCCTACAGAAATGATGGAAGAAGATTCCCAGTTTCCAGGGCCAGGAGGTTGTACCCATGTAGCCTCTTCTCACCTTACAGCCCAACTAGAAGTCCTGATTAAATCCAGTCTTTTTTCAGTGTAATGTCAGTTGTAGAATGGCTTCTTTAGGCAAAGGAGCTAAGATCCAAAGACAGAATAAAGAATCTGGGATCGAAAGAAGCAAATACAGATGAAAGCATAAGGCAGTATAGGCCAGCTGTGGGCAGGTTTCTGGTCCCCTAATCCTGGCCTTGGAGACAATATCTGCTTTAGCCAGCATCACTCTCTTGTAACTAGGGCAGTGTTTGAAAGAGGAATCCATACAATCATAGTGCTGGAAGCACCCAAAGCAGGAAGCTCAGAAAGCAGGAGCTCAAGGGAGAAGTGGATGATTGAAAACAATGACTCTGTACACCTTGGAGCTTCGTGTTGGCTTGTTGGTCACTTGTGAAGGCGTGTCCATGTCTGCTGGTGACTTTGCCTATgattggtttctttttttcagattgaGAGTCTCCCAccagagctgttccagtgcaGGAAGCTGAGAACCTTGCACCTGGGAAACAACGTGCTGCAGTCACTGCCCTCCCGGGTGGGGGAGCTGATGAATCTGTCCCAGATAGAGCTGCGAGGGAACCGCCTGGAGTGCCTGCCTGTGGAGCTGGGGGAGTGCCCGCTGCTGAAACGCAGTGGGCTCGTGGTGGAGGAGGACCTGTTCAACACCCTGCCCTTGGAAGTCAAGGAGCGCCTGTGGAGGGCAGACAAAGAGCAAGCTTGAACcccagagaaaagggaaaagcctCTGATCAACTAGAAGGAAGCAAAAGGCCATTTCAGTCCCCTTTCACCCAGATGCTCCCCTTTCTCCATTCCAATCACTATCGAACTGGCCAAGGAGTCCTTGACAAACATGACTCTGAATGAGTCAGCTTCTTGCCTCAGATGCAGGATGGGGGAGTCTTGGGATCAGGATAAGGATCAAGACAGATTAATTGGCCTCTGAGCAGGGCCCCGGGGGAATTAAAGGTGTTGCTGTTCTTCTGGACAGGAATTGGGGTGAGGTAGATGGTGCTGGTGAGAAGAAATGACCTTTga
Proteins encoded in this window:
- the LRRC8A gene encoding volume-regulated anion channel subunit LRRC8A, which translates into the protein MIPVTELRYFADTQPAYRILKPWWDVFTDYISIVMLMIAVFGGTLQVTQDKMICLPCKWVTKDSCNDSARGWTVATPERTYYNTSLVPSADSGPTGIRYDLDRHQYNYVDAVCYENRLHWFAKYFPYLVLLHTLIFLACSNFWFKFPRTSSKLEHFVSILLKCFDSPWTTRALSETVVEESDTKPAFGKMNGSMDKKSSTVSEDVEATVPMLQRTKSRIEQGIVDRSETGVLDKKEGEQAKALFEKVKKFRTHVEEGDIVYRLYMRQTIIKVIKFILIICYTVYYVNNITFDVDCKVDIESLTGYRMYRCAHPLATLFKILASFYISLVIFYGLICMYTLWWMLRRSLKKYSFESIREESSYSDIPDVKNDFAFMLHLIDQYDPLYSKRFAVFLSEVSENKLRQLNLNNEWTLEKLRQRITKNSQDKLELHLFMLSGIPDTVFDLIELEVLKLELIPDVTIPPSIAQLTSLKELWLYHTAAKIEAPALAFLRENLKSLHIKFTDIKEIPLWIYSLKTLEELHLTGNLSAENNRYIVIDGLRELKRLKVLRMKSNLTKLPQVVTDVGVHLQKLSINNEGTKLIVLNSLKKMVNLTELELIRCDLERIPHSIFSLHNLQEIDLKDNNLKTIEEIISFQHLHRLTCLKLWYNHIAYIPMQIGNLTNLERLYLNRNKIEKIPTQLFYCRKLRYLDLSHNNLTFIPPDVGLLQNLQNLAVTANRIESLPPELFQCRKLRTLHLGNNVLQSLPSRVGELMNLSQIELRGNRLECLPVELGECPLLKRSGLVVEEDLFNTLPLEVKERLWRADKEQA